Proteins encoded within one genomic window of Candidatus Cloacimonadota bacterium:
- a CDS encoding nucleotide pyrophosphohydrolase: MNDLMLQIRKFIQERDWEQFHSPKNLAMALSIEAAEIMEHFQWKTAEESRQLNDDTLNEVKDEIGDTLVYLLRLCDELKIDPIKAAEDKMIKNAVKYPVDKAKGNAKKYTKFL, translated from the coding sequence ATGAATGATTTAATGCTGCAAATTAGAAAATTTATACAGGAACGCGATTGGGAACAATTCCATTCACCAAAAAATCTCGCCATGGCTCTAAGTATAGAAGCAGCTGAAATTATGGAACATTTTCAGTGGAAAACAGCAGAAGAAAGCAGACAACTGAACGATGATACTTTGAATGAAGTAAAAGACGAAATAGGGGATACACTTGTATATTTACTTAGATTGTGTGATGAATTGAAAATTGATCCCATAAAAGCTGCTGAGGATAAAATGATAAAAAATGCTGTTAAATATCCTGTAGATAAAGCCAAGGGAAATGCTAAAAAG